The Setaria viridis chromosome 9, Setaria_viridis_v4.0, whole genome shotgun sequence sequence GCTGACTGAACTCGCTGAGAACAGCAAATGGTTCGATCCACATCTGCATACACAAATATATAGACAACGGTTTTTACATGGCAATGACAGGTTAACACAACTAGTTTGTATAAGAGATGATTACTCACCTGGGTCCCTTTAAACTGCAGAACAAGGCAATCTAGTTGCGGGGTCCTTTTGAAGAATTTGCTCGGTGGATATGTCCTCCTGGAACCAGATTCATCATCTATGTCGTTATCCTCAGTTTGTAAGTAGTCCAAGCTCACACGCCTGAGCTGAGGCACCTCACCATAGGATAACTTGGTAGGGCGACCGCGGCAAACAAAAGTTTCAAGACAAGGTAGCGAGATCAGACAGATTTTCCCAAAGTTGCACCTGTCCACTTGTAGATTCTTTAATTTTGATGATGGGGCAAAGATAAGAAATTTAGCTCGGTAATAACTTGAAGATGCGACCCTGAAATCAGTTAGCTGCACACAGTTTGCAAGAATATCATCGACCAATCCAATATATGAAGCTTCACCCAATGAGAGTTTGGTGAGCCTCTTTACTGTCAGGCAGTTCCATGCACAAATACCCTGGCAATTGGACAGCGCAAGCCGCTTGAGCCGCAAGTTCCGGTATGCATCCAGCTGCTTGAGGTCATAGTACAGGCAGTAGCCATCAACAACAAGCTCAAAATCCTCAACATCCCACTTGGCAATGGCTGTGGTGATCCATTCATCAATATTCTGATGCCAACGCCCTAGCATTTGGAGTCTCAGCTTCTGGACAGGCCGGCGTTGACGCACATCCTTTGGAGCCAGAAGAAATGCATTCACCTGCTTGACATAGCGTCGCATGGCCCGACGCTCGTAGCGCTCTAGGATGGCTGTGAGTGGTCTGATCTTGGTCATCCAACGCTCATGCCGAGCCTTGATGGCATAGATGTCAGTCAGCTTGTGCACATTCTTCTCTGCCTCGTACGCTGCCTTAGCCTCAATGGTAAGGCGCTTCAGGCGGTGGTAGCGTGGTGGGAGGAGGTCATCAGCAGCGAGGTTATAGGATGTTGGCAAACATCGAGGAAGATCACGCCATCGCTTCGAAAGGATGATGGTTGTTATTGTTGTGCGTGTGTCTAGCTTGCGGACGATGATGAGTAGTATCTCCTCTGGTAAGGTGCTGATCCTGTCCTCATAACTGTTGTATTCCTTGCCCGCACGCATCTAAATTTGTTTTGAAGAAACGTGGAATAGCAGTCAAAGAATGTAAAATAGGAGCTTTGAACAGCTAAAGTGAGCCACTTTACAGTATTGTAGCTAAATCACAGTTTGGTGGGTCAGGCAATCCAACAAAGGGGAAAACTGAGGGTAATTAATCCAAGATTTTGGACAATTGCTTGGACAAAAATTACTTTAATGGATGTCTGATCTGACAAATCCTGGAAATTTCTGATTAATTAGCTAGCCCGTCTACAGTGCAATCCTGCTGAAAATAAGCATGGACTGCACTGTATCTGTTTCACAGCGTTAGTGCTTTAATAGTATCTCAGAGCGACGGGCAATCCAAAGGTAGTAAAAGGAAAGTGCCGTGCCAGCAGTGTGATTTTGGTTTTGGTGAAACACTAAGCATGTCAGTGGGGTTCTGATCTGATAGATTTTTGCCGCTAGTGCGAACAGATCGCTCTCTGAAGACACCCAAAGTCACGAGGGCAGGAAGAGGGCGAGGGATTACCCGTTTgcagggcgaggcggcggcgacggtgggtaGGTCAGAGGCCTTCCGGAGCCGGCGATAGCGTCTAGCAGGCGTCTCCGAGTCCGAGGCCATCGAAGACGGTGGTCGCCGGCCGGTCGGCGACAAGGGGAACTCGAGTTTGTCGTTCGGGTAATCGGGTTGGGGGACTGCGAGCCCGGCCGGAGTCCTGAAAGAACGAATCTATTCTGTTCTTAACGAAATCACGATCCACCCCAAGTCCGGCTTTTTCCCCCCATGGGCTCGACAACGCAAGCCAGCCCAAACGGCCCAGGCCCACGACATCGTTGAAGTAGAAAATTCCAAACGGTACAAGGCAAGCATTAAAACACCAAACCCCTCGCCGCGAATCACTGCTGCTCAACGCGCCCGCTCTCTCTCCACTCGTTTCCCTCgctccccttttctttctttctttttttcccacgtTGCGgcgccacctccccctccctctcacaCTTACCACCTGCCCCGCCTCTCTAGGGTTTCTCTGGGTTTTTGGACCGCGCCGCCACGCACCCCGCGGCCGCCGGATCgccaccatggccgccgtcgcccccgccgccggacgtaTCCTTGACGACACCTTGCAGCTCTACTCTTTCCCGGATTTGGTTGCGTTTTTTGGGCGAATTTCTTTTGAGATTTTTGGGCTGGGTTTTGGACCGGTGAGTAGCTTGGTTTCTCTTCGCCGCGGGAGATTCGTTGGTAAAGAGGAGGAGTCTAGAGTTTTTTTTTGGGGTGATTTCGTTTGGGTTACAAGCGCGGACTTGTAGTGTGCGGTGTCGAGTTTGTGCTGTGAATTTGGTTTTGGTCGTTCCTCTATCCTTGTTTTTGCTCCGAGTTTTGGAATTCGATGCTGAATCTGTGATCTCTGGTATCTGTATTGGAAGCGTCTGGATCAGAATTCCTTGACTTGATTTGCTCCAGATGCTGCGGATGTGCTGCAGAAGCTGTCCCTGGATCCCAAGAGCGAAGGCGGCAAGGGCTCAGAGACGAATGAGAAGGTATGGTCCGCTTGCCTCTTCGCGCAATTCCAGCGAATCACTGCGTGGCGCTACGGTAGCACTTTGGAGTCTGAGCTTTGAACCCATTTGCAGGCATCGGGAGGGCTGAATGGTGTGTCAAAGGGTGCGGTGGTGTCTCCGAACCCTCCAGTGCTGTCAGCGGAGCCATGGGCGCAGCAGGATTACATGGATGCTGCTATGTACTACGGTGGCTACCCTGGAGCTTACTACTGTGGAGGTGAACCAGCACCATTTCTGTCGTGCCTGTTTCTAGTGAATTAGCAGTAGCACTGCAACTGCATAATTACATGTTGATGCCAAATTCAGAGCATTTACCTTGAACTCTGGTTTTGCAGGTTGGGGTGATTATTCCGTCTACGTGAGCCAGGATGGAGCGGATGCACTTTCCTCTGTGAGTATTCATCCCCTTCTTCACATCTCACTAAGCCTGTAGACACTTGGCTCCTTAGTTCAATCTATTGTCCAACCCCTTAAAGTTGGTTAGCAAATGCAAATCACACTCGAGATTTTAATCAGTACAAAGTTTACTTGGATTAATTGGTCTCACTTGTTTCTCAGGGTGTTTATGGGGACATGTACTGCTATCCTCAATATGGTATTGCTGATGGTCAGATTTATGGATCTCAGCATTACCAGTACCCATCCACATACCACCAGCCAAAGACTACTGCCAGCAGGCCAGCATACAAGGCTAAAACTGGCAAGTCAACTCCTTCATCACAAGAAGATGTTTCTACGGCAACTGCTGCTGATCAGCAGCCTGTCTTGTTGGATTCCTCCAAAATCACTCCGAAGAGCATTGATGGTGTAAAAGGTCCTAAGAAGGAGACTTTGCCTCTGAAACCAAATGAGCGTTTGGGTCATTACCAGAATCAAGGTAGCAAAACAGCTTATTCATGGTCTGGTAGCAGTACCTCTTCAGAAAAACATTCAAAACTCTCTGGTGGTAGTCCTACATCAACAGCCTCTAACCGTAACAACAAGGTATAGCCAAATAATCTGAATGTGGAACCACTTTGTCATCTACTACTATTGAGCTTGCTCCACAAATTGTGTTACTTACTGAATGGTGTGAATACTAATCATTGATAATAATCCATGTGCCACAGAACTGTATTCTTTGCTGTGACTTGTCAACATACGTtttcttcatttattttttgttcAGGCTAGGCCTCTAATGATCACAACAAGGGTGTTCGAGAAAATGATAACATTAGGGAAAGCAAGATTGATGAACCAActtcatttattttgtttggcATTATCATCTAATTATCGATTGATTTTGTGTTATTTTGGAGGCAATGTTAAAACTATGTTCAGTTGCATTTTCAAGTGAAATTTACGTGCTCTGCATGCTCATGGATTGCTGTATTGGCACCAACTGCTTCTGAACTTGGGCATATTTCTTGCAGGGGCAGAACTCTCCGATGGGGCCAGCATCTTCTGGATTCATGAGCTCCATTTACTCTGGCAGCGGAATGTACAACACGAACGCTTACACACCTAGCTTTTGGTATGGATCTCACGTCTATGGTCCTGGGCTATATGGTGGGTGGAATGCATTGTCGAATGGAAAGTACAGGCCCAGAGGAAAAACTTATGGATCTTATGGTTTTGGCAATGAAAACTTGGATGGCTTGAATGAGTTGAAGCGCGGACCAAGAGGTGGTCCCTTTAAAACCCAACAGGGGCCTGGGGCAGCTGCTGATGCAAAAGGACAGGAGCTTCCCACCAGTGATGGCTCTAATGCTGTTAAGCAGGATCAGTACAATCGTGCTGATTTTGTTGAGACCTACTCAGATGCCAAATTCTTTATTATTAAATCGTACAGTGAGGATGATGTTCACAAGAGCATCAAGTACAATGTTTGGGCAAGCACCCCTAGTGGAAATAAGAAGCTGGATGCCGCTTATGTAGAGGCTAAGGAAAAATCGAGCAGCTCTCCTGTGTTCCTGTTATTCTCTGTAAGTTTGATCATTGCACTCTGTTAAGAGGCTTCTTTTCCTTCTGTGAACAGTGTAAGGTTGGAAGTTGGATGCTGATTTTACTGTTCTTCCTCGATTTTTCAGGTTAACACCAGTGGACAGTTTGTTGGACTGGCTGAGATGGTGGGTCGGGTTGACTTTAACAAGACAGTGGAATACTGGCAGCAAGACAAGTGGACTGGTTGTTTCCCTGTCAAGTGGCACATTGTGAAGGACATCCCTAACGGCTTGTTGAAGCACATCATTCTTGAATATAATGAAAACAAACCAGTGACAAACAGCAGAGATACGCAGGAGGTGAGATAAGTTGCTTTCAATTCTAAAAATTGTTTTGCCAATTTCCTCCACTGTTTGTATCAGGTCACACATTTAGAAGAAATTCTTGATATGCCTGAACCAGGAATCCTTGATAATATAT is a genomic window containing:
- the LOC117838952 gene encoding YTH domain-containing protein ECT4, whose translation is MAAVAPAAGHAADVLQKLSLDPKSEGGKGSETNEKASGGLNGVSKGAVVSPNPPVLSAEPWAQQDYMDAAMYYGGYPGAYYCGGWGDYSVYVSQDGADALSSGVYGDMYCYPQYGIADGQIYGSQHYQYPSTYHQPKTTASRPAYKAKTGKSTPSSQEDVSTATAADQQPVLLDSSKITPKSIDGVKGPKKETLPLKPNERLGHYQNQGSKTAYSWSGSSTSSEKHSKLSGGSPTSTASNRNNKGQNSPMGPASSGFMSSIYSGSGMYNTNAYTPSFWYGSHVYGPGLYGGWNALSNGKYRPRGKTYGSYGFGNENLDGLNELKRGPRGGPFKTQQGPGAAADAKGQELPTSDGSNAVKQDQYNRADFVETYSDAKFFIIKSYSEDDVHKSIKYNVWASTPSGNKKLDAAYVEAKEKSSSSPVFLLFSVNTSGQFVGLAEMVGRVDFNKTVEYWQQDKWTGCFPVKWHIVKDIPNGLLKHIILEYNENKPVTNSRDTQEVKLDQGLQVLKIFKDHVCKTSILDDFGFYDNREKIMQEKKSRRQYPVEKVVNRKLLATNNTENEATDGKQSLKKSEAVGEQNVVKNGAVAVAANGVPPRDETPVVENGAMAVAANGVTPKDANPTTEVVAVANGC
- the LOC117838953 gene encoding uncharacterized protein → MASDSETPARRYRRLRKASDLPTVAAASPCKRMRAGKEYNSYEDRISTLPEEILLIIVRKLDTRTTITTIILSKRWRDLPRCLPTSYNLAADDLLPPRYHRLKRLTIEAKAAYEAEKNVHKLTDIYAIKARHERWMTKIRPLTAILERYERRAMRRYVKQVNAFLLAPKDVRQRRPVQKLRLQMLGRWHQNIDEWITTAIAKWDVEDFELVVDGYCLYYDLKQLDAYRNLRLKRLALSNCQGICAWNCLTVKRLTKLSLGEASYIGLVDDILANCVQLTDFRVASSSYYRAKFLIFAPSSKLKNLQVDRCNFGKICLISLPCLETFVCRGRPTKLSYGEVPQLRRVSLDYLQTEDNDIDDESGSRRTYPPSKFFKRTPQLDCLVLQFKGTQMWIEPFAVLSEFSQLKKLFIANVPANWDVLWILLLLDATPALESFHVHIDNSSEERSAGDLCASLDVGARQDRYRRLKELVVAGFEGLGWQTSFVRLIMKRSPLLRRVHLLDGHVRDDEQELGALQIVPHRREWHECEWAEVLDDLTAGFRWPPQIILE